The window CAACCCGGACGGGTTCGAGGTGCGCTTCCGCATGGAGCGCGACTTCTGATCGCCCGACACCTCGACGACGAACGGAAAGCCCGGCCCCGCGCCGGGCTTTCCCGTTTCCGGGCCCCCATCGGCCGGCATCCCGCTCAGGAGCGCGGGCGTTGTCCCCCGCTCAGCCGACGCGCTCGCTGACCGACGGGGACCATCGCACCATGCCGGCAAAGACCAGTTTCATCCGCTACAGCGACGACGTCGAGACCCGCCCGGCGGGCGAGGACGACACGATCGCCGAGATCATCGCCACCATGACCAGCGAGAGCCGCAAGGTGGCGGACCGCGAGGGCCACACCGTGCGCGCCTCGCACGCCAAGGCCAACGCCTTCCTGAAGGGCGAGCTGCGCGTGCTGGACGGCCTGCCGCCCGAGCTGCGGCAGGGGCTGTTCGCGGAAGCCAGGACCTACCCGGTCGTGGTGCGCATGGCGCAGGGGCCCGGCGAGCACCTGCCCGACAGCGTCTCCACCCACCGCGGCATGGCCATCAAGGTGCTGGACGCGCGGGGCCCCAAGATCGACGGCCACGCCGAGGACACGCAGGACTTCGTGCTCGCCACCGGCCCGGTCTTCCCCAACCCGGACGCGGCCAAGTTCCTGGGCGCCATCAAGGGCATCGAGAAGCACGCCGGCAAGGACGATGCGCTGAAGGCGGCCGTGTCCAGCGTCGCGCTGCAGCTCGACAAGGTGGTCACGGCGGTCAAGGGCGACCACAGCCCGCTGCTCGACTTCTTCGGCCACACGCCGCGCCACCCGCTGACCGACACCT is drawn from Lichenibacterium dinghuense and contains these coding sequences:
- a CDS encoding catalase family protein; amino-acid sequence: MPAKTSFIRYSDDVETRPAGEDDTIAEIIATMTSESRKVADREGHTVRASHAKANAFLKGELRVLDGLPPELRQGLFAEARTYPVVVRMAQGPGEHLPDSVSTHRGMAIKVLDARGPKIDGHAEDTQDFVLATGPVFPNPDAAKFLGAIKGIEKHAGKDDALKAAVSSVALQLDKVVTAVKGDHSPLLDFFGHTPRHPLTDTYYSQAALRYGDHVAKISAVPVSPGQAALGDAPMDTSGRPDAFRDATAAYFGDEGAEFEIRVQLCTDLETMPVEDASVRWPEDESPYRAVARLVLPRQDALGEARRAYVTERLSFRPAHSLAAHRPLGSLMRARLATYPALAAYRQKQNGAEGIEPTSLDQIPD